The sequence GCAAGATGACAAACATTATGCAGTCCAGGCAAAAGATTCTGCAGCCAACAAGTTTTTTCACAGTAACAGAACTTTACAGTGCATTACCAGACCTCACAAAAGAGACTGACTGATCGATACATATTATTAACATATCAAATCTCACACCACAAGAATTGAGTCTTGAGAATGAGAATGCCAGTGAGATCACGAGCTCAATTaatctgaaagttttttttccgCACCTGAAACACAACAAAATGGATATATGACTTTCACAAACTCGGGCGATGCTATCCAACAGTAGATAGATGACTTTCACATATTTGACCCGCATATAAAACAAGAGAatgttcaaaaaaaaagaaaaagaatgggcACCAAAGAACCCTTGCATCTCAACAGTCGAGGGCTTAGTTACTAGCAGCCTGCTTAAAGAACCAGGGATATATGATACAAAGATGAGATAGAAGGCCAAATGAAGGTCTTCAGTCTCCAGGCCCCGTCACTTTGGTATATCATCGTTCATATCCTCCTCAGATTTCCAGACGACATCCTTTATTTGTGTAGACAAACTCCTATAGAACTGCAGATGACAAATAATTAATACAGTCATTGATCTGAAGCAGAAAACTATCTATCTAGGAAAATTGTTATTCGATTTGAAGTAAGGTATTCAATCAAAGGAGATCACATCCAAAGATGACTCAGCCATCTAATCAATACCTTCTGGAATTCCAGAGTGTCTCCTTTTGCTTTCCGTACCTCAACCATATGCAAAGAAGGGGCCACTTGGAATATCTGAAAGTAAACAACTCTTAAGTTAGAATATAACAAAGGTTTTTGGGCCACTCTGAAACTTAAACAACATAATGTTAAACGTTAACCTCTGTTGCAACATTGAGATATCCTTTTCTCCCTGCCTTCACATTTTCAAGACGCATCTACAAAATAAGAATGAACTTTTAGCGAAAGATTAGAAGCTAAAACATTGAGATTCTGATATGCTGCATTGACCAGTCTATAAGCagaattttttcatttaaaagaGGAGATAAACTAAGCATAGTAAGTTCATCTGTTCCACGGATTCAGATACCATACCTTGTAGTTTTTCTTCTTAATATCGAAGCCAAGAGGCTTTGCAGCTTCTTCAATCtttttaatgatttctttagCTGGACACTTTGATGTAAACCTAGTTTCCTTTTTGAGTTCCTATCAGGTGCAATATGAATAAAATCATATCCAATAAGCAAAGATGCCACACTAGAACGACAATTTTGACATGTTCAATCCtcaaaattagattaaaaaaatcacAATAACTTATTTATATAACTGAATATTAAGAAAAGAATTGAAGTCcaataaacattaaaaaaaataattaagaaaagaaAGCTATTCTTCAGGAATTGAAGTCCAAGAAATGTGGAGACTAAGGTTCAACTTCAATTCAAGAGTCAGTGTTCTACAAAGCAAATTACCAACCAGATCTTTGTCAAACAAATTTCCAAGATTGAGGCCCTTTGACATTGAAATCAGTTCAAATGCATTCATATGCTGTGGTTGCTCCTCGGTTCTTTCTGCTCCATGGTGATCCTGAGTGAAAAATTCATGGTAAACTCTTCTGGATTCTGGGATGAAATTTAGCTGACCTCTTAAGTAATAAGAATGAAGGTTTGCAATGATCACTGTTGAGTGCCTTCCTATAACTCACTTTCGAATCTCTGAAAGCCACATTGATGTCATCCAAACATATGTGATGTTTTTCTTCAAAACGAGGTGGTTTATATCCTTTTCTGAACCATGCATCTTCCAATATTTCAGGGACAGTTAATCGCTGCCATCAGACAGAAAGTCAAGCTGCAATGGTTAGGACGTTAGAAGTTAGAACTACAATAATTCTTTTCTAAATTAAACACGAGCTAGAGAAATACAATCTGGGCTATTGAAGGAAAATCATTATCAATTTTGACATGAGAAATAAGAAGTTCAGGGAGGGCACAAAAAGCTTTGTTCcaagaagaaaaattattttcataaccaTATATAGCAGACATGACCAGGTATTAACTTTCTTTAATCACCATGAGATTTTCATTTAATCACCATATATAGCAGACATGACCAGGTATTAACTTTCTTTACagaaattctttctttttttcaagtttgaaaaaaataatttgcAACAAGAAACAAACAACTGATTTCAGTTGGACAattcttacaagaaaatttaacATTGGCTAAATTGGTGAGAATCTAACTTTTAGATTGGTGATATCATTCTTCCAATTTGTATAATTACCAATAACAAAGTTATAGTAGCATGATTTAAGGATAAAAACTTGAAGTACATCAAACTTAAAATGACACGATCCTTGCCATATTGTTGTGCAATATATACATACTGTCTCAGGGTTAGGATCAAGTATTCTGGCTATCAATCGCATAGCATCAAAAGAAAGCCAAGATGGGTAAGTAAACTCAGCAGCTGATATCTGCAAGTGGAGGAAAAGTACCTTGAAgagatatgaaaaataaaataagagaaaaattaGATAACTCAGACTATGTTAACCTTTTTATACAGAGTCAtaagattatcatcatcaaaaggcAAATATCCAGCCAATAGTACAAATAGAATAACCCCACATGACCACAAGTCTGCAGTTGCCCCATCGTAACCTCTGTCTTCAATGACCTATTCAGAAATATCAAAGAATTTCATTCTACTTAAAAGTTATCGGATATCCAATAAGAATATAATATGTAAAGAGTTATTAGCACCTCAGGAGCCACATAGTTGGGAGTTCCACAAGTTGTATGAAGCAAGCCATCACCCTGGGAAAATTTGCATTTACAACAAAGAATCAAGATCAACAAGCAATAATAAGCCAAACAAAAGGGTTGTATGCTTTCTGAAAAATAACACAACTGTCTCTTAACAGGAAAATAACTAAAGTCTATAGGTATATATGCTGGTATGGTTCGACCAGTATTTACTGGTCCGACCATCAACTGGTACACAGACTACCCAAACCGAGCAGTCCGatctggttatatatatatatatatatatatatatatatatatatatatatatatatatatatatatatatatatatattcattctttGTCAATTTTAGTTAGGGTTCAGGACCATCCCGATTCCTCCTGCTCATGAGGAGGCCTGCACTGCTGCTGCTACCAGGTAGGGTTTAGGGTTATGCTTAAAAGGGTCCTTTTACCATAGGGTTTACAGCTTTCATGTATGCTTACTTATAGCTGATGGTTTCACTTATTATAGTTGCACTTTATGATTTTTACACTTTATTGGtttatgtttattattattattagagcaaaaaatgattaattttttaatatgaatCATTTATCATACTTAGATTAAAAATCAAAGagcaaacaaaaataaataataatttagaaaaaGGATATAAATTAAACTGTAGAGTTCCTGAAGAACATCAAATACAATCTCTACggctctcctaaacctggtaatagATTGTCTTATAAATCTTTCAGAAAACCTTTGAACGACGAAAACAACAAGAAAGAGCAAACAAAGAAATTTCAGAACTTATAGGTTCAGCCAAAAGACTAACTCATAGTAATCAAACTTTACTAGGAAATTAAAGTAGCAGTAGAAATCATTAAACaaaaacagaataaaaagaacTAAAACAGGCAGTAGAAACAATCAATATTTTAGATCCTAAAATTatagaataaaaaactaaaaaattgGTAATAAAATTACAAATGGAAGTAGAGAAcattaaagaaataattaaaagTCTACAAacacaaataaaataattaaataaaattgtgCATGAGTAAGGAAGATAAAATTTTAGTAAAAGGCATACATAAATTAAGAACAAAATAATATACATACAACTGATTTTGATACAGCTCAATATGAGAGAAATAGTAATGAAAATCAAGCAGCTATCCTCAATACAATACTAGAATATTTGATACAAACTAAAACAGAAATTATAGAGAAATATAAAGGCTAGAGCAATTACAACTAGAAAAATTAAAAATCCCTTCGAGAACAGCAAGATTAACTTAAAATAAGAAACTAGACTTTTCTTTTTTAGCTGAAACCTTTGTAAACCATTCTTCATTCTGAATGATGTAGTTTGCTTGTTTATAAAAGTACTTTTTGCAATCTGTCATATGCCCAATTACACTACTTAAGACCATTGGTCCTTCTCTGTGTAGAAATCAGGTGGATCAAACCTTTTAGCTTATGGTTTGCAGCTTTCATGCATATAGCTTTAATGTGCTATTTACAATAGCCGCTGTTGATATCATTGTAGTTATTCTTTACTGTCTTTGTGCTGCCTTAATTGTTGGTATCAGACCAAAATGTTTATCTTCAATATAGATCATTTATCTTATTTAGATTTCGAAATTAGAAAGAaaacgaaaaataaaaaaataatttagaaaaggATACAAATTAAACTGTAGAATAGCTAAAGAACATAAAGTATATAGTCTTCAAGGTTCCCCTGTAGAAAATCTGATAATAGATTGTTTTATAAATCTCTCAGAGAATCTTCGAGAACAACAAGGACAAACAAACAAAGAAATTTCAGAACTTATTGACTTAGCCAGAAGACCAAGCCATAATAATCAAACCTTATTAGGAAACATTGACTATATAAGAGAGCAAATTAAGAAAGTAGTAGAAATCATCAAACAGAGTCCAAATAAAAGAGAATTGAAAAAGGCAGCAGAAACAATAAATATCTCAAGTCCTAAAGCGATAGAACAGGAAACTAAAGATCTAGTGATCAAACTATAAActgaagtagaaaatataaaaaaaaatgataaacacaaataaaagagataaataaaattatgcatgagtaAGGAAGACAGAACTCTAGTAAGTCATACAAAAATTAAGAACGAAAAACACTCCTGTAACTGATTTTGATACAGATATATATGAGAAAAATAGTAATCAAAATCAAGCAGCTACCTAAAAACAATATTAGAATATTTATTTCAAACTAAAACAGAATCCataaaaagatagaaaaactAGAACAATTATAATCAGAAAAACCAAATATCCCTTCAGGATCATCAAaagaaactaaaaataaaaatattagactTTTCACATATAGAATTTAAAGCATCCGGTGGATCAGAAGATGGAAACCCAATTTAAAGAAATTAATACTAAAAAAACAGTGAAAAAACTATTAAGAGGAGGATAAAAAAACAGGAAAAGAATTAGCATTATATGAACAAAGAGACACACAAGCATTTATTGAAAATAATCTTAGAAGACAGATAAAAAAGGATGTTTAACATATAAGACTAGATTTTTTGAAGGAATCAAGAAAATAATAAGACAAGTAAAGCAATGCGATATAGCATGTGTAGATAAGGCAATCACAACAGACTTCAATTCAGATGAACTGCAAAAATCATTAACAGAATCTTCAAAATTTCATATAGGACTAATAGTTATTGGAATTGTAACCTTAGGAAAGGAAAGGAGTAGGAGGAATAGTTATGACATATATTTTTGAGGACCAATTCAATAATCATGATCAAGCCAAAATAGCTATGCACGAGTGCAATATGAATGACAACTATGCTGGAATAGGATGTATACCAGAATTCTTACAATTTATCAAGATAatgtttaaaagaaaaaaattatgacatCATTCCAGAAGCTAATAATATTGCAGTCACCGTAGGCCCAAAAGGAAAATTACATGATGACTCAAGCAAGGGATTTTTATTAAAAACAGAAAAACTAGTAGAAAGCTTTGCAAGCAGAAATATTTAGTAAGTTTAACTTAAAAAGTGGGTTTGACAAATAAAAATGCATGAAGAAACTATCTCTACTTGCAAAGCTTTTCACTAACTTTTTTGCAATAATAAAAATCCTACATTCAAATCATTgtgtaattttataattaattctacaGTAAACTGCAATATTATTTGCTTTTGAGATCATATCATAATTTTTGCcagtatcttatcctatcttaagAATTCTACAAGGTTCATAGAAAAATTTGGTATGCATCCTATTACTGCATAGTTATAATTCATATTACACTCGTGCATGGCTATTTGGTAGCCTTGATCACGGTTCCAGAACTGTTGGTTTCGATTCTGATTTCTCGAAACTAGGAACCAAAACTGAACCACATAGGTTCCGATTCTAATTCCAGTTTGGGAGTTCTGGTTCGAGTTCGAACcatcaattttattatttttaattataaatactttaaaatatgaaaaatttataatttaatatctaaaatttagaaaataaatgTATAACTATAATGAGTATAATGACATTAAAAAAAGTTAATATTAAAaggaataaaattaaaattttcaataaaactaAATTCATCTACTAAAATTTGAACCCAAGTTACTTAGGTTTAAAGTTAAGAATTTAACCAATACACCATAAGTTCTACATGTGatctgtttttattttttgtcctATTTAACCGGTTCGAAATCAGAACCGTCAGTTTCGGTTTCCTAAACTCAGGAACCAGAATCGAACCATGTCGATTCTCGTTCAATTTGGAACTGGCGAACCACCAGGCTAGTTCGGTTCTGATTACAGTTCGAACCCAACCATGGTCAGGGCTACTATTTGGGCTTGATCATGGCTATTGAAccgatcatcaaaaatatatgtcaACTGTTCCACCTATCAAATTTACAATTCCTATTAATATCAATCCTATATGAAAATTTGAATACTCTGCTAATGATTTTTGTACTTCATCAGAGTTGAAATATGTTATGACTACTTTATCAACACATCCTATATCGCATTGCTTTCGTTgccttattattttcttttttcccttaaaaaaaattgttttataAGGTGaacatctttttttattttttctgagaTTATTTTCATATGTCTGTGTCTCCCAAGTCATATAATGCCAACTCATTTCCTTTTTCTAAGCCTCCTCTTAGTAGTTTTTTCACCCTTTTTTTTAACTGATGATTCCTTTAAACTGGGTTGTCATCCTTTAATTCATtagattttgatgctttaaattctaTTTGCATAAAGTCTAGTTTCTTATTTTTAGTTAATCTTGTTGTTCCCCGAagggattttttatttttctagctGTAATTGTTCtagtctttttattttttttctataatttttgTTTCAGTTTGGATCAAATATTCTAGTATTTAGCTATATCAAAATCAATTGCAAGTATATTTTTTGTTCTTAATTTATCTATGAATTTTACAAAAAATTTATCTTCCTTACTCATACacaattttatttatttcttttatttgtgTTTATAGGTTTTTAATTGTGTCTTTAATGTTCTCTACTTCCATTTGTAATTTTATTATCAATTCTTTAGTTTCTTGTTCTATAATTTTAGGATCTGATATGTTTATCATTTCTACTACCTTTTTTAGTTCTTTTTTATTCAAACTTTGTTTAATTAATTCTACTGCTTCCTTAATTTGTTCCCTTATATAGTCTATATTTCCTAATAAAGTTTGATTACAATGACTTGGTCTTCTGGCTGAATCtataaattttgaattttttttgtttgccCTTTCTTATTGTACTGAAAGGTTTTTTGAAAGGTTTATAAAACAATCTATTATCAGGTTTTCTATGGTAGAGCCTTGGAAACCATGTATTGACGTTCTTCAAGGACTCTACAATttaatttatatctttttttcttgtttttagtTTTATTTGCTTTTTGATTTCTAAAtctcaatatgataaacaatctaTATTGAAAATTTAATTATTCTTTACTCTGATACCAACAATAAACATAAACCAGAAAACGTAAAAATCATAAAGTGCAACTATAATAAGCAGAACGATCAGTTATAAGCATTCATGAAAGTTGTAAACCCTATGCTAAAAGGACCCTTAAGctgttccttcttcttccttcttccttcttccttcccttCTCTCCCTCCGCCAGTAATTCATGTTATATTCTAGCATACAAACACATGGTATGCCCGAATGGACTCAACCGGGTCGAACCATGGACCGCTATAAATTAGATGACCAAAACTGCAAACCTTGATGGTGATAATCAAGAAATTAGGAATAAATGTAATTCTTTTTGCAATTATTTTATATCCTGCAATTTTTTCAAAGTTATAGTACAATATTTTAATATACacctaatttatttttaaattcataTAGAAATACAATTAAATATCTAATAGCATCAAAATATAGGAATTCATCAAATTATCTCCACATATTTGTAAAATTGTAAAATTATCATTAAACATGTATTTCTCAGTGGAAAAAAGCAACATAAAGGAAATATTAGCCCATATAGCATACTCATATTCTGATAATTAATGGAAGGTTAAAGTTTTGTACTTCAACCATCAATTTCAAATGACTAACAAGAACTTGCAAGCAAGGTATAAAATCTCAATACGGTGCCGATTTCAATTGACAAGGACTAGTGAATATCAGTCTGGTCCACGTTTTGTTTAAATATCGAGCCACTAAATACTGACTTATATTGACTGATATGGTATTTTAAACCTTGCTTTCGACTATTGTTTCATTTTAGTTATTTTAATTTGATTCAGTTGTCAAATAAGAAGGTAAATCATAGTGCCATAGGGGTGTCATTTGAAAAGTTGTTCcaagaaaatgaaaaataaagGTCCATATAATTACCCTGATTTGTTGAGATAGTGCACTTAACCCAAAATCAGAAACTTTGAGGTTACCATATTCATCAAGTAGCAAGTTCTCGAGCTGCAAGCATTAGATGAAAATAATCAAGATTTATTTTCTTGAATATTTGCTAATAGCTCTAAAGAATCTTGAAGTTTGTAGTGTGCAACAGTAGTTGAATTACCTTTAGATCCCGGTGATAAACCCCCCTGCTATGGCAATAATCAACAGCATTCACTAGTTGCTGAAAATATCTCCGTGCCTCATCCTCCCTCATTCGACCATGGTTGGACTTAACGAGAAAACAACACTTAATAGAATGAAAACTAAAATAATAGGCAGTGGCTATGCAGACTGAGGAAGCTAATATAAATTTCACAAGATGTCTCATGTGCTGAAACACAGGTAAGCTAGCTTGGTCAAGAAAGTAGGGAGCAACAAAGAACTGGTAATTGTATGCAATAGAATTGACCTAGAAAAGTATGACATAAATTGATTTTAAACTTACAATTTTATCAAAGAGCTCTCCCCCTGTAACATATTCCAAAACAATAAAGATCTTTGATTTACTGCCCATTACCTACAAAAATAGAAGCACAATTTGAGAGAAAAGCAAAAACACTTATGTTCATCGCACATCCACTTCAAGCTAGCATACTTCAAAAGCTAGAAACTTGTTTCCTTAACAAACATCAATCTCCAATATGCAAAGGAAAATACAACATTTAACAACCAGTGCTTGACTAACATCATTTAAAACATTTACTTTACTCGATAATTTCCTTTGTCCATGGCATCTGTTTATAAGGGCACACTGTACATCAAGTTTTCAGATCTCAGACCATATTGTCAATATAGACTAGCATTTACGGGTCTGACCAAATACCAGTTTTGAACATGGAGTGCGATACTAGTACGGTATCATTCATTTTCATTTTGTTTATTACCAGGTGGTCAGGTCAGTTACCGCTTCCTGGTATACCCATAGGATACCAGCTCAAATAGGTTATCAAAACCAGTATTAGAGCGAGATTTAAATCCTCGTTGTGCATGCTTGCAACTCTGCACATTAAAATAATGAACATATTTACCACTCAAGATCTCTGGCAGTTAGATAGTTTCCACCAAGATTAGACTTCTGCTCAGATTGTCCTTTTTACCTTAAAAGACTTCTAAGAAGCTAGTTATCTTTTTAAATAACTTTCTTCTTTGCTTATGTGTATCTGTATGTGTATCTCTTCTTTTGCATGACTGCATCTACCATGTATCGTTCCATACTTGTGCATGCGGACACATTTGGTAGCATCAATTTCAAAATCAATATTGACTAGCTCAATTACAAATGCATCTTCGTCTACTTAGATGTTTCAAAGGGGTTGATGAGGTTTGGCAAATACTAGTCTACTTGCAGGAAACTATGGTGTGAGTTGCATCGAAATGTGTTTAAAGCATGTTAGGCATACATATCCAAGAGCATGCTTTTCTGACATTTCATTTGACAGCGCCGAATGTGCAATCTTGAATGAGATTAAGCTGTGGAACAAAAACAAGTCCATTAGAACCATTAATTTATGCAACATAAGTCAAAACTTACGGAAAATAACCAGAGGATGACCAAATGGCTCATTAACCTGTTCAGGTTTATACATGAATACTTGTGAGTTGTGTGGGTGGGTTATATGGTATACCAGTGCATTTTAAAAGTTATTTAAAGATAGTCATTTGATAATTCTGAATTATGAAAACAGCTTTCTTTGTCATTGCTCTGGAAATAGAAATTAAATAAAAGGTATCAAGGATTACCTCATGCAGACGAACAACATTTGGATGATTTATCAACTTCATAGTTGAAATTTCTCGTTTAATCTGCAGAAAACAACAACAGCATTCGATATTTAACATATTACGTGCTTAAAACTAAGAGATTACTTGGAGAGCTCCTCAAAAGTTGTGATATAGATAAAACAATCCATAAGGAGTTTGATGGACCACTAAAGTTATGCGTCTGCAAATATAATCAGATAAAGGGACCATACAAAGCATCATTTAATAAGATGCATCAGCAGCTGATGGTACGGTGTCTTAAGATGCATTGGCAATTCATCAAAAAAGAAGTCCAATATTGCCAAGATTCTCCAAGCAGAGATAACAAGAGTGCTGAACTCAGGTTGCATCAGTTGGACTTGAATGATTTTCTTTTATACAAAAGATGTCAAGTGTTGGTTGATAATATCAATTTTCTTTATCGCATGCATTTGCAAAAACGACAAACAATGAGTTTAATGAACCTTTAGGACATCTGATAGTATTAGTTTATCAATTTAATTTACATCTACCTAGAACCAACATCATTCAAACAATTCTGGTATTTCACAAAACTGTGCAAATatgcgtttttttttttttttcaaacttgtACATCAAATAAACATGAAAAATTAGTTGATCATAGTGATCCAGAAAGAAGCATGAGATACCTCAGATTGAGCTAGCTGAATCAACTGTCAAAAGTTGAGACTTGGTGGTGCTTCCTGATAAAGCATTGGCCACCAACTGTTATGCTCATCCCACTTTTACATTAACAAGGTCAGAAGCACATCATTATATCATTTTGACCAGTGAACATGAAGGTAAGCAGTCAGCCTGAGCATGTGGTGCTATAAACATTCAGCATCAATTAACATTATTTTCAATGTTCATTAGGCAACAATTTAAAGACTAAACTAGTGTAATTATGTTTTAGTAGCTGATTGATGGGGAACGTTGTTTTTAATTCTTGGAGAAAAAAGCACAAGAAATGTTGGGAAATTgaaagtgacctgttcaaccagTTTGTGCTTGAGAACCTTTTCTTTATCGAGGATCTTGATAGCAACAGGTTCCCCTGTTTCGGAGTTTCTTGCAAACCTGACCTTTGCAAATGTTCCCTCCCCGATTGTCCGACCAAGCTCGTATCTTCCCACATAACGCTTCACCTTTTGTGGGATACTTGTCTTAGCTTTGTTCATTATGACTTCTTTTTGCTATCCAAGAACTCAACTGCAACAGATGTCTTTCTAAGTTGACTAATTGATGCACCTTGTTTGCTATATAGAAGAATAAGCCCATTAATTCTTCAACAAATTTCAGAGCAAATAACAAAATTCAGCTCATTATATCTTCCTGTTTTCATCAAAATTCGGAGCATATAACAAGGTAATAGAAGTTAATCCAGTACTGATCTTACCTAGCACACACAAGTCAAAGTTCTAAAATACTACAAAATTTGCAAAAAGAATCAACAAGCTAATAATAGTCAGGCCACACTCTAGAAGATACACAAGAAAGGATCTGAAGCATCAGCATATAGACAGATTATTAGTTAACTAACAAAGTTAGGACAAAATAGGCATCGATCTTGTATACATATATCAGCGATTTTCAGATAAAGTAAATGAGAACTGAATATCAATGCTGATTCTAAGAATATAGGATGGAGCCAATATGTTGAAAAAACTATAGCCACCAGCTGTCCCATGTTCAGCAGATCTCCTAAAGAACAATTTTATACTATACAGACACAGCCCGTGCATATCATGCAATATTTGGCATAATACTAGAAGGTGGAAACAACTAGAGGGCCCTTGAAGTGACAAAGATACATAATGTCATGAACTGACAAATTTCAAAGTGTGCATGCAATCACTCTTTCTATTGATTCCTGGCAAAGATATAAGGAAAACTTGAGAAGCGTGTTGCTACTTGAATGCCTGAGGCAAACAATCCATAGACTAGTTCTTTTCCTAGAAGTAGCACCAAGAAGGCCTGAAC comes from Musa acuminata AAA Group cultivar baxijiao chromosome BXJ3-3, Cavendish_Baxijiao_AAA, whole genome shotgun sequence and encodes:
- the LOC135634063 gene encoding CBL-interacting protein kinase 32-like isoform X5, whose product is MLFVCMSLISFKIAHSALSNEMSEKHALGYVMGSKSKIFIVLEYVTGGELFDKICCFLVKSNHGRMREDEARRYFQQLVNAVDYCHSRGVYHRDLKLENLLLDEYGNLKVSDFGLSALSQQIRGDGLLHTTCGTPNYVAPEVIEDRGYDGATADLWSCGVILFVLLAGYLPFDDDNLMTLYKKISAAEFTYPSWLSFDAMRLIARILDPNPETRLTVPEILEDAWFRKGYKPPRFEEKHHICLDDINVAFRDSKDHHGAERTEEQPQHMNAFELISMSKGLNLGNLFDKDLELKKETRFTSKCPAKEIIKKIEEAAKPLGFDIKKKNYKMRLENVKAGRKGYLNVATEIFQVAPSLHMVEVRKAKGDTLEFQKFYRSLSTQIKDVVWKSEEDMNDDIPK
- the LOC135634063 gene encoding CBL-interacting protein kinase 32-like isoform X1; the encoded protein is MNKAKTSIPQKVKRYVGRYELGRTIGEGTFAKVRFARNSETGEPVAIKILDKEKVLKHKLVEQIKREISTMKLINHPNVVRLHEVMGSKSKIFIVLEYVTGGELFDKICCFLVKSNHGRMREDEARRYFQQLVNAVDYCHSRGVYHRDLKLENLLLDEYGNLKVSDFGLSALSQQIRGDGLLHTTCGTPNYVAPEVIEDRGYDGATADLWSCGVILFVLLAGYLPFDDDNLMTLYKKISAAEFTYPSWLSFDAMRLIARILDPNPETRLTVPEILEDAWFRKGYKPPRFEEKHHICLDDINVAFRDSKDHHGAERTEEQPQHMNAFELISMSKGLNLGNLFDKDLELKKETRFTSKCPAKEIIKKIEEAAKPLGFDIKKKNYKMRLENVKAGRKGYLNVATEIFQVAPSLHMVEVRKAKGDTLEFQKFYRSLSTQIKDVVWKSEEDMNDDIPK
- the LOC135634063 gene encoding CBL-interacting protein kinase 32-like isoform X4, giving the protein MLHKLMVLMDLFLFHSLISFKIAHSALSNEMSEKHALGYVMGSKSKIFIVLEYVTGGELFDKISNHGRMREDEARRYFQQLVNAVDYCHSRGVYHRDLKLENLLLDEYGNLKVSDFGLSALSQQIRGDGLLHTTCGTPNYVAPEVIEDRGYDGATADLWSCGVILFVLLAGYLPFDDDNLMTLYKKISAAEFTYPSWLSFDAMRLIARILDPNPETRLTVPEILEDAWFRKGYKPPRFEEKHHICLDDINVAFRDSKDHHGAERTEEQPQHMNAFELISMSKGLNLGNLFDKDLELKKETRFTSKCPAKEIIKKIEEAAKPLGFDIKKKNYKMRLENVKAGRKGYLNVATEIFQVAPSLHMVEVRKAKGDTLEFQKFYRSLSTQIKDVVWKSEEDMNDDIPK
- the LOC135634063 gene encoding CBL-interacting protein kinase 32-like isoform X3 — protein: MLHKLMVLMDLFLFHSLISFKIAHSALSNEMSEKHALGYVMGSKSKIFIVLEYVTGGELFDKICCFLVKSNHGRMREDEARRYFQQLVNAVDYCHSRGVYHRDLKLENLLLDEYGNLKVSDFGLSALSQQIRGDGLLHTTCGTPNYVAPEVIEDRGYDGATADLWSCGVILFVLLAGYLPFDDDNLMTLYKKISAAEFTYPSWLSFDAMRLIARILDPNPETRLTVPEILEDAWFRKGYKPPRFEEKHHICLDDINVAFRDSKDHHGAERTEEQPQHMNAFELISMSKGLNLGNLFDKDLELKKETRFTSKCPAKEIIKKIEEAAKPLGFDIKKKNYKMRLENVKAGRKGYLNVATEIFQVAPSLHMVEVRKAKGDTLEFQKFYRSLSTQIKDVVWKSEEDMNDDIPK
- the LOC135634063 gene encoding CBL-interacting protein kinase 32-like isoform X2 gives rise to the protein MNKAKTSIPQKVKRYVGRYELGRTIGEGTFAKVRFARNSETGEPVAIKILDKEKVLKHKLVEQIKREISTMKLINHPNVVRLHEVMGSKSKIFIVLEYVTGGELFDKISNHGRMREDEARRYFQQLVNAVDYCHSRGVYHRDLKLENLLLDEYGNLKVSDFGLSALSQQIRGDGLLHTTCGTPNYVAPEVIEDRGYDGATADLWSCGVILFVLLAGYLPFDDDNLMTLYKKISAAEFTYPSWLSFDAMRLIARILDPNPETRLTVPEILEDAWFRKGYKPPRFEEKHHICLDDINVAFRDSKDHHGAERTEEQPQHMNAFELISMSKGLNLGNLFDKDLELKKETRFTSKCPAKEIIKKIEEAAKPLGFDIKKKNYKMRLENVKAGRKGYLNVATEIFQVAPSLHMVEVRKAKGDTLEFQKFYRSLSTQIKDVVWKSEEDMNDDIPK